In one Steroidobacteraceae bacterium genomic region, the following are encoded:
- a CDS encoding putative porin, which yields MFKQAAAAVVGSVFLLNVATAASTDGADEIAQLKAMLASMQTRIEQLEAQQQQQAQQVTEQQEAIDSATDALAQTKTGIGDWVSRFQWKGDLRYRNESFDVQYNSSNRVRDRIRARAGFVAKVNDTLSAELRLASGGDDPRSSNQTLTDTNSRKAFGLDLAYLRWQPRPDTSLSLGKIKQPWSTPSQSMFFDGDVNPEGIGLAWASKTSGVFANAFYLDLAERSSRADSNLIGGQLGWTGSVGDGSKLTLVAGYFDHGAVEGYNALFGGGANGNTTVTNSPICRAGIATCVANDFNIVDVSAEWSTSLSGRPFSLYADLAQNTAADDLNNAYGLGFSYGRAKDPGTWEIGYLYQQVEKDALYGQWVDSDFADGNTDGRGSVLKFAYAFAKNFKFNATLFLNETNVDVPTSVSGVGPVTGRDYKRLQLDLVTSF from the coding sequence ATGTTCAAACAGGCCGCCGCGGCGGTCGTGGGGTCGGTTTTTCTCCTGAATGTCGCGACTGCCGCGTCGACGGATGGCGCCGATGAGATCGCGCAACTGAAAGCGATGCTCGCCAGCATGCAAACGCGTATCGAGCAGCTCGAAGCGCAGCAGCAACAGCAGGCGCAACAGGTCACCGAGCAACAGGAAGCCATCGATAGCGCCACGGATGCCCTGGCGCAGACCAAGACAGGAATTGGCGACTGGGTGTCTCGATTCCAGTGGAAGGGCGATTTGCGCTACCGCAATGAAAGCTTCGACGTGCAATACAATTCGTCGAACCGCGTGCGTGACCGAATCCGAGCACGTGCGGGATTCGTGGCCAAGGTCAACGATACCTTGAGCGCGGAACTGCGCCTTGCGAGTGGCGGTGACGACCCGCGCTCGTCCAACCAGACCTTGACCGATACCAATTCGCGCAAGGCTTTTGGCCTCGATCTCGCATATCTGCGTTGGCAGCCACGTCCGGACACGTCGCTCAGCCTCGGCAAGATCAAACAGCCGTGGTCAACACCGTCGCAAAGCATGTTCTTCGACGGCGATGTCAATCCTGAGGGCATTGGCCTTGCGTGGGCCAGCAAGACGAGCGGAGTCTTCGCGAACGCGTTCTATCTGGATCTTGCTGAACGCAGCAGTCGCGCCGATAGCAATCTCATCGGTGGTCAGCTGGGCTGGACAGGATCGGTGGGCGACGGATCGAAGCTGACTTTGGTCGCAGGCTACTTTGATCACGGCGCGGTCGAAGGCTACAACGCGCTATTTGGCGGGGGTGCCAATGGCAACACGACTGTCACCAATTCGCCGATTTGCCGCGCCGGCATCGCGACCTGCGTCGCCAATGACTTCAATATCGTCGATGTATCGGCTGAATGGAGTACTTCGCTGTCCGGCCGGCCGTTCAGTCTGTACGCTGATTTGGCCCAGAATACCGCGGCGGATGATCTCAACAACGCCTATGGACTCGGCTTTTCCTACGGCCGCGCCAAGGACCCCGGCACCTGGGAGATCGGTTATCTTTATCAACAGGTCGAAAAAGACGCGCTCTATGGCCAGTGGGTGGACTCGGATTTCGCCGATGGCAATACCGATGGACGCGGGAGTGTGTTGAAATTCGCATACGCATTTGCGAAGAATTTCAAATTCAATGCAACCTTGTTCCTCAATGAAACGAATGTTGATGTGCCGACCAGCGTATCGGGTGTCGGGCCGGTCACCGGCAGGGACTACAAGCGCCTGCAGCTCGATCTCGTTACATCGTTCTAG
- the pstC gene encoding phosphate ABC transporter permease subunit PstC, protein MKPQLLLLILCAITVVAFWLGKARAISVAGGARGVRNLHSLPSHYGQFVGIWTLLPAVAIFLLWVMLSDAVITAKVGAHMPAEIAQLPADRFSLVMNDVRNVAAGRTPAALAEPLVREAAERYRSAKQTSDILLAVLVLATAVLAALFSRGRIRTDMRARNNVESVYRWLLFGCASVAILTTIGIVLSVLFETWRFFGRVPVTEFFGLKWSPQTAIRADQVGSSGAFGAVPLFVGTLLISGIAMIVAVPIGLFSAIFLAEYAPGKVRAVIKPLLEVLAGIPTVVYGFFAALTVGPSLRRLGESMGLDVASESALAAGLVMGIMIIPFVSSLADDMIAAVPQSLRDGAYALGATRSETIKQVVLRAALPGIVGGVLLAISRAIGETMIVVMAAGLAANLTLNPLEAVTTVTVQIVTLLVGDQEFDSAKTLAAFALGFVLFVVTLILNVVALYVVKRYREQYE, encoded by the coding sequence ATGAAGCCACAGTTGCTGCTCCTGATTCTTTGCGCCATTACGGTGGTCGCGTTCTGGCTCGGCAAAGCTCGGGCGATCAGTGTGGCGGGCGGGGCGCGTGGCGTGCGCAATCTGCACTCCCTGCCGAGTCATTATGGCCAGTTTGTCGGTATCTGGACCTTGCTGCCGGCCGTGGCGATTTTCCTGCTGTGGGTCATGCTGAGCGATGCGGTAATCACTGCAAAAGTGGGCGCCCACATGCCCGCGGAGATTGCCCAGCTGCCTGCGGATCGCTTCAGCCTCGTGATGAACGATGTACGCAATGTTGCCGCGGGCCGCACGCCGGCCGCGCTCGCTGAGCCGTTGGTTCGCGAAGCCGCCGAGCGATACCGGTCGGCAAAGCAGACGAGTGACATTTTGCTCGCCGTCCTGGTGCTCGCAACCGCGGTGCTCGCGGCGCTTTTCTCGCGCGGCCGCATCCGCACCGACATGCGGGCGCGCAATAACGTCGAATCAGTCTATCGCTGGCTGCTGTTTGGATGCGCGTCGGTCGCAATCCTGACCACGATCGGCATCGTGCTGTCGGTGCTGTTCGAGACCTGGCGGTTTTTTGGCCGCGTGCCGGTTACGGAGTTTTTTGGCCTCAAGTGGAGTCCGCAGACGGCCATCCGCGCGGACCAGGTGGGTTCCTCGGGAGCCTTTGGTGCCGTACCGCTATTCGTCGGAACCTTGCTCATCTCCGGTATCGCCATGATCGTCGCGGTACCAATCGGGCTTTTCTCCGCCATATTCCTTGCCGAGTATGCTCCGGGGAAAGTGCGGGCCGTCATCAAGCCGCTGCTTGAAGTATTGGCAGGTATTCCGACCGTCGTTTATGGCTTTTTCGCGGCGTTGACGGTTGGTCCGAGCCTGCGGCGCCTTGGCGAATCCATGGGGCTCGACGTTGCGAGCGAGAGCGCGCTCGCTGCCGGACTCGTCATGGGCATCATGATCATTCCGTTCGTTTCCTCGCTTGCGGACGACATGATCGCGGCGGTGCCGCAGAGTCTTCGTGACGGCGCGTACGCGCTCGGCGCAACGCGCTCGGAGACGATCAAGCAGGTGGTGTTGCGGGCGGCGCTGCCCGGAATCGTTGGCGGTGTGTTGCTGGCCATATCGCGCGCCATCGGCGAGACGATGATCGTCGTGATGGCCGCAGGCCTTGCGGCCAATCTCACGCTGAACCCGCTGGAGGCAGTGACAACCGTGACCGTGCAGATCGTCACATTGCTGGTTGGCGACCAGGAATTCGACAGTGCCAAGACGCTGGCCGCATTCGCGCTCGGTTTCGTGCTCTTCGTCGTCACGCTCATTCTGAATGTCGTGGCCCTCTACGTCGTCAAACGCTATCGTGAGCAGTATGAGTAA
- the pstA gene encoding phosphate ABC transporter permease PstA, giving the protein MSKPASRPASARDARETQALVARSLRRRYRAEQRFRFYGIAAVALGVLFVVFLFADIISKGWSVFQQSYIQLRVDYSAEVMGLESDRSREVLQAADYDALVREALQERLGEVEGRSARRELKQLASVGAGYELQRRVLENPDLIGQSETLWLLASADVDLLLKGRMNTSLPENERALSDQQLAWIKTLRDNDALELRFNRSFFSHGDSREAELAGVLGAVRGSFLTLLITLLLSFPIGVAAAIYLEEFAPRSRMTDLIEVNINNLAAVPSIVFGLLGLAVFIGFFGMPRSAPLVGGLVLALLTLPTVIIASRASLKAVPPSIREAALGMGASRIQMVLHHVMPLAMPGMLTGTIIGMARALGESAPLLMIGMVAFIVEVPRGVLDPATVLPVQVFLWSDLPERGFVERTSGAIIVLLMFLVVMNATAVVLRNRFEKRW; this is encoded by the coding sequence ATGAGTAAGCCCGCGTCCAGACCCGCCAGTGCGCGCGACGCACGCGAGACCCAGGCGCTGGTTGCGCGCAGCCTGCGACGACGCTATCGCGCCGAGCAAAGATTCAGATTCTATGGAATCGCAGCGGTCGCGCTCGGCGTACTGTTCGTGGTCTTTCTCTTTGCCGACATCATCTCCAAGGGATGGTCGGTTTTTCAGCAGAGCTACATCCAATTGCGCGTCGACTACAGCGCCGAGGTCATGGGCCTCGAATCGGACCGAAGTCGCGAGGTGTTGCAGGCGGCTGATTACGACGCATTGGTGCGCGAGGCCCTGCAGGAAAGGCTCGGCGAGGTCGAGGGTAGGTCGGCGAGGCGGGAATTGAAGCAGCTCGCGAGCGTTGGCGCGGGCTATGAGTTGCAGCGGCGGGTACTCGAAAATCCCGATCTGATCGGACAGAGCGAGACCTTGTGGCTGCTCGCGAGTGCAGACGTCGACTTGCTGCTGAAGGGCCGCATGAATACGTCTCTGCCGGAAAACGAGCGCGCGCTCAGCGATCAGCAACTGGCCTGGATCAAGACTCTGCGAGATAACGATGCCCTCGAACTTCGCTTCAATCGCAGTTTTTTCAGCCACGGCGATTCGCGCGAAGCGGAACTAGCCGGGGTGCTGGGGGCCGTCCGCGGATCATTCCTTACGTTGCTGATAACCCTGCTGTTGTCGTTTCCGATTGGCGTGGCCGCAGCGATATACCTCGAGGAGTTCGCGCCAAGGAGCCGGATGACCGATCTGATCGAGGTCAACATCAACAATCTCGCGGCAGTGCCGTCGATCGTCTTCGGCCTGCTTGGGCTCGCGGTATTCATCGGATTCTTCGGCATGCCGCGCTCGGCGCCGCTGGTCGGTGGCCTGGTGCTCGCGTTGTTGACGCTGCCCACGGTGATCATCGCATCGCGCGCATCGCTGAAGGCGGTACCGCCGTCGATACGCGAGGCGGCACTCGGCATGGGAGCATCCAGGATTCAGATGGTCCTGCATCATGTCATGCCGCTTGCAATGCCCGGAATGCTGACAGGTACGATCATCGGCATGGCGCGGGCATTGGGTGAGTCAGCGCCCTTGTTGATGATTGGCATGGTCGCCTTCATCGTCGAAGTGCCGCGCGGAGTGCTGGATCCGGCCACCGTGCTTCCAGTGCAGGTATTCCTCTGGTCCGATCTCCCCGAGCGCGGTTTTGTCGAGCGAACCTCCGGCGCGATTATCGTGCTGTTGATGTTTCTGGTAGTCATGAATGCGACCGCGGTTGTCCTTCGAAACCGCTTCGAGAAAAGATGGTGA
- the pstB gene encoding phosphate ABC transporter ATP-binding protein PstB, translating to MNVTQPTAPPAEAGNQTVKTVGSYAVEDPVFSCRDLNVYYGEKHAIKNVNIDIGRKQVLACIGPSGCGKSTFLRCLNRMNDTIESARVSGRILLDGQDIHDRRQDVVQLRARVGMVFQKPNPFPKSIYENVAYGPRIHGLAADRGDLDELVQTSLARAGLWEEVKDRLDQPGTSLSGGQQQRLCIARTIAVNPEVILMDEPCSALDPIATARIEDLMEELRKSYAIVIVTHSMQQAARVSQRTAYFHLGDLIEVGKTDRIFTNPRHRLTEDYITGRFG from the coding sequence ATGAACGTCACTCAACCCACTGCACCGCCTGCGGAGGCAGGCAACCAGACTGTAAAGACGGTTGGCTCCTATGCCGTTGAGGATCCAGTCTTCTCCTGTCGCGATCTCAACGTGTACTACGGTGAGAAACACGCTATCAAGAACGTCAACATCGACATCGGCCGCAAGCAGGTGCTGGCCTGCATAGGTCCGTCTGGTTGCGGCAAGTCAACATTCCTGCGATGCCTCAATCGCATGAACGACACGATAGAGTCGGCGCGGGTGAGTGGCCGGATTCTGCTCGACGGGCAGGATATCCATGATCGTCGGCAGGATGTGGTTCAGTTGCGCGCCCGGGTCGGCATGGTTTTCCAGAAGCCAAATCCATTCCCCAAATCGATCTACGAAAACGTCGCCTACGGGCCGCGAATTCATGGACTGGCTGCCGATCGCGGCGACCTCGACGAACTGGTGCAAACAAGTCTCGCGCGGGCCGGGTTGTGGGAGGAGGTCAAGGACCGACTCGACCAGCCGGGTACCAGCCTCTCGGGTGGTCAGCAGCAGCGCCTGTGCATCGCGCGTACGATTGCGGTCAATCCCGAAGTAATCCTCATGGACGAACCATGCTCGGCACTCGATCCCATCGCCACTGCGCGCATCGAGGACCTGATGGAGGAGCTGCGCAAGAGCTATGCGATCGTAATCGTCACACATTCCATGCAGCAGGCCGCGCGCGTGTCGCAGCGCACTGCCTATTTTCACCTGGGCGACCTCATCGAAGTGGGCAAGACGGACCGGATCTTCACCAATCCGCGGCACCGGCTCACCGAGGACTACATCACCGGGCGTTTCGGCTGA
- the dapD gene encoding 2,3,4,5-tetrahydropyridine-2,6-dicarboxylate N-succinyltransferase codes for MEPLRQQIENAFELRERLTPATAPAAVRDAVDGALALLDRGELRVAHPVGNGWQVNQWLKKAVLLSFRINENRVIEGGHSRFFDKVDLKFAHCNDADFRAAGLRVVPDAIVRRGAFIARNVVLMPSYVNIGAWVGEGSMVDTWATVGSCAQIGANVHLSGGVGIGGVLEPLQANPTIIEDNCFIGARSEIVEGVIVEKGSVISMGVFIGQSTRIYDRVTGQTLYGRVPAGSVVVPGNLPSADGKYSLYCAVIVKRVDEKTRAKVSVNELLRNID; via the coding sequence ATCGAGCCTCTGCGCCAGCAGATCGAGAACGCGTTCGAGCTACGCGAACGCCTGACGCCGGCCACGGCACCGGCCGCAGTACGCGATGCCGTCGATGGGGCGCTCGCGCTGCTCGATCGCGGTGAACTCCGCGTGGCGCACCCGGTTGGGAACGGCTGGCAGGTCAACCAGTGGCTGAAGAAAGCCGTTCTGCTGTCGTTTCGCATCAATGAGAATCGCGTGATCGAGGGCGGCCACAGCCGCTTCTTCGACAAGGTCGATCTCAAATTCGCGCACTGCAACGATGCGGACTTTCGGGCTGCGGGCTTGCGCGTGGTTCCTGATGCCATCGTACGTCGTGGCGCCTTCATCGCTCGCAACGTCGTGCTGATGCCGAGCTATGTCAACATTGGCGCCTGGGTCGGCGAAGGCAGCATGGTCGACACCTGGGCCACCGTCGGCTCCTGCGCCCAGATCGGCGCCAATGTGCACCTTTCGGGTGGTGTCGGCATCGGCGGCGTGCTGGAGCCACTGCAGGCCAATCCCACCATCATTGAAGACAACTGCTTCATCGGCGCGCGCTCGGAAATAGTTGAGGGGGTCATCGTCGAGAAAGGCTCAGTGATCTCGATGGGTGTTTTTATTGGTCAAAGCACGCGCATCTACGATCGTGTCACGGGCCAGACGCTCTACGGCCGGGTACCCGCCGGATCGGTCGTCGTGCCGGGCAACCTGCCCTCCGCCGACGGCAAGTACTCCCTTTACTGCGCCGTCATCGTCAAGCGCGTCGATGAGAAGACCCGCGCCAAGGTCTCGGTCAACGAACTGCTGCGCAACATCGACTGA
- the dapC gene encoding succinyldiaminopimelate transaminase encodes MNPRLSLLQPYPFERLRALLAGATPPQDLSPISLTIGEPRHDPPSFVLDALRASLDGLARYPTTSGSIGLRRSAAAWLERRFGLSTGAVDPATMVLPVNGTREALFAIAQTIVGRKSKPMVVMPNPFYQIYEGAALLSGAEPYYLATTAANRFHPDFDSVPASIWNRCELLYLCNPGNPSGAVLSADHLRAALTLADRYDFVVAADECYCELYNDDALVPTSLLAAAANCGNDRLERCIAFHSLSKRSNLPGLRSGFVAGDAAIIERFLLYRTYHGSAMSETVQAASIAAWRDDLHVAANRRIYREKFRRVVPILASVMSVHEPAGTFYLWPDVGMDDQRFVRELFARCNVTVVPGSLLAREVDGSNPGLGRVRISLVAPVDECVQAAERIRNFLSGMKSGD; translated from the coding sequence ATGAATCCGCGCCTGTCCCTGCTGCAACCCTATCCTTTCGAGCGGCTGCGCGCCTTGTTGGCGGGGGCGACACCGCCACAGGACCTGTCGCCGATCTCGCTCACCATCGGTGAGCCACGCCACGATCCGCCCAGCTTCGTGCTCGATGCGCTTCGCGCTTCACTCGATGGGCTCGCCCGATATCCGACGACTTCGGGAAGCATCGGGCTGCGGCGCAGTGCAGCCGCATGGCTCGAACGGCGATTCGGCCTGTCTACGGGAGCGGTCGATCCTGCAACCATGGTGCTGCCGGTGAATGGAACGCGGGAAGCCCTGTTCGCAATCGCTCAGACGATCGTCGGCCGCAAATCAAAGCCGATGGTTGTCATGCCGAATCCTTTCTATCAGATCTATGAAGGTGCGGCGTTGCTCTCTGGCGCCGAGCCTTACTACCTGGCGACGACAGCAGCAAATCGCTTTCATCCCGACTTCGATTCCGTTCCTGCGAGCATCTGGAACCGCTGCGAACTGCTCTATCTGTGCAATCCTGGCAATCCGTCGGGGGCCGTACTGTCGGCGGATCACCTGCGTGCGGCACTGACGCTTGCGGATCGTTACGACTTTGTCGTCGCGGCCGACGAGTGCTATTGCGAGCTGTACAACGACGACGCACTCGTTCCAACCAGTCTCCTGGCGGCCGCGGCAAACTGCGGTAACGATCGCCTCGAGCGCTGCATCGCGTTTCACAGCCTTTCCAAGCGTTCGAACCTGCCCGGGCTGCGCTCAGGATTCGTTGCCGGAGACGCGGCCATCATCGAGCGCTTCCTCCTCTACCGCACCTATCACGGCTCGGCGATGTCGGAGACGGTCCAGGCCGCCAGCATTGCCGCATGGCGCGACGACCTGCATGTCGCTGCCAATCGCAGGATCTATCGTGAGAAGTTCCGTCGCGTCGTTCCGATACTTGCCTCGGTAATGAGCGTCCACGAGCCGGCTGGTACGTTCTACCTTTGGCCGGATGTGGGTATGGACGACCAACGCTTCGTGCGTGAGCTGTTTGCGCGATGCAACGTCACTGTAGTGCCAGGCAGTCTGTTGGCGCGCGAAGTGGATGGCAGCAACCCGGGCCTCGGCCGCGTGCGCATCTCACTCGTCGCGCCCGTCGATGAATGCGTGCAGGCAGCCGAGAGAATTCGTAATTTTCTGTCAGGAATGAAAAGCGGTGACTGA
- the glnD gene encoding [protein-PII] uridylyltransferase: MSVPATETQVRSFALPPWPLLARLREKLPTAEASQYREALLQAQAELGERYYADEPIEDLVHLRAALVDTLVGMAWRHLLGEQGAAACLVAVGGYGRGELQPASDIDLLVLIADEPEAAMRAALERFVTFLWDIGLEVGHAVRTVDECVEQCRADVTVMTTLIEARLLEGRADLYEQLNRKLRPDNIWPVDEFFEAKVKEQAERHLRANDTAYNLEPNVKTGPGGLRDIQTIAWVAKRHFAAESLDDLAAQGFLTGAELRRLKQAQAFLWKVRFGLHLLAGRREDRLLFDNQIRLAKVFGYEDASFTLAVEQLMQRYYRTVMEVSLLNELLLQLFREAILSNDSPPQPVNSRFQLRNQYLEVVHDDVFARQPSAMLELFLILQSNPQIRGVRAATIRALTRDLWLIDEEFRQNPRHHRLFLEIMSAAVGVTHELRRMNRYGVLGRYIPAFGRIVGRMQYDLFHAYTVDAHTLFVVGNLRRLALSRYDQELPQVSAIMQKLPKPEIAYLAALFHDIAKGRGGDHSELGAVDAESFCLEQGMSRYDARMVAWLVRNHLQLSVTAQKQDISDPEVINAFARQVGDESHLDYLYVLTCADVRGTNPKLWNSWKESLFHEFYLRVRRALRRGLESPIDQEDLIAETQLAARQQLAAAALTPEQIDGAWRRLTTAYFLRHTPDEIAWHTRLLLADGNRDSAGFVAVRPETEIGTTSIVTLAPHSYDGFARTTAALDQLGLNIVDARITPTHDGFSIDAYHVLEADGSATGDPDRQREIQGALDRLLRSPHHAPPVVSRRAPRQARMFHTPTQVAISRDPRNRRSVVELIAGDRPGLLCDVGRVLVDQGMDLLAAKIMTVGERAEDVFFVTDQNAQPLDEAAAERLRTALIESLDRRRAA; this comes from the coding sequence ATGAGCGTGCCGGCCACCGAGACGCAAGTTCGCTCATTCGCCCTGCCCCCGTGGCCGCTGCTCGCGCGACTTCGTGAGAAGCTGCCAACTGCCGAGGCAAGTCAATATCGCGAAGCCCTGCTGCAGGCGCAGGCGGAACTCGGCGAACGCTACTACGCCGATGAACCGATCGAGGATCTGGTGCATCTTCGCGCCGCGTTGGTCGATACGCTGGTCGGGATGGCTTGGCGGCACTTGCTCGGCGAGCAAGGCGCAGCTGCCTGCCTGGTTGCCGTTGGCGGCTATGGCCGCGGCGAACTTCAACCTGCATCCGACATCGACTTGCTCGTATTGATCGCCGACGAACCCGAGGCTGCGATGCGCGCGGCGCTTGAGCGATTCGTTACCTTCCTGTGGGACATCGGACTTGAGGTGGGCCATGCCGTGCGCACGGTCGATGAGTGTGTAGAGCAATGCCGCGCGGACGTCACCGTGATGACGACACTCATCGAGGCGCGGCTTCTCGAGGGACGCGCCGACCTTTACGAGCAGCTGAATCGCAAGTTGCGTCCCGACAATATCTGGCCGGTCGACGAATTCTTCGAGGCGAAGGTCAAGGAGCAAGCCGAACGGCACCTGCGCGCCAACGATACGGCCTACAACCTCGAACCCAACGTGAAGACCGGACCGGGTGGATTGCGCGACATTCAGACGATTGCCTGGGTTGCAAAGCGTCACTTCGCCGCCGAATCGCTCGATGATCTTGCCGCGCAGGGTTTCCTGACCGGTGCGGAGCTGCGCCGATTGAAACAGGCGCAGGCGTTCCTGTGGAAGGTGCGTTTCGGTCTGCACCTTCTCGCCGGTCGGCGCGAGGACCGCTTGCTGTTCGACAACCAGATCCGCCTTGCCAAAGTATTTGGTTACGAAGACGCGAGTTTCACGCTCGCTGTCGAACAATTGATGCAGCGCTACTACCGCACCGTCATGGAAGTCAGTCTGCTGAACGAATTGCTGCTGCAATTGTTTCGCGAAGCGATTCTGAGCAACGACAGCCCGCCGCAGCCAGTCAATTCCCGCTTCCAGCTGCGCAATCAGTACCTGGAGGTCGTGCACGACGACGTATTCGCGCGCCAGCCCTCGGCAATGCTCGAGTTGTTCCTCATCCTGCAGTCGAATCCCCAGATTCGCGGCGTGCGCGCCGCCACCATACGCGCTCTGACCAGGGACCTGTGGCTGATCGACGAGGAATTCCGGCAGAACCCCCGCCACCATCGACTGTTCCTCGAGATCATGAGCGCCGCCGTCGGCGTCACACACGAGCTGCGGCGCATGAATCGTTACGGCGTGCTGGGGCGCTACATCCCGGCGTTTGGCCGCATCGTGGGACGCATGCAATATGACCTGTTCCACGCCTATACCGTCGACGCCCATACGTTGTTCGTCGTTGGCAATCTGCGTCGACTCGCGCTGAGCCGCTACGACCAGGAACTGCCGCAGGTGTCGGCGATCATGCAGAAATTGCCGAAGCCCGAGATCGCCTACCTCGCGGCACTCTTTCATGACATTGCCAAGGGTCGGGGCGGCGATCATTCGGAACTCGGCGCCGTCGATGCCGAGTCATTCTGCCTCGAGCAAGGCATGTCGCGCTACGACGCGCGCATGGTTGCCTGGCTGGTGCGCAATCATCTGCAGTTGTCGGTGACGGCGCAGAAGCAGGACATCAGCGATCCGGAAGTAATCAATGCGTTTGCACGTCAGGTTGGCGACGAGTCGCATCTCGATTATCTCTATGTGCTCACCTGCGCCGATGTTCGCGGCACCAACCCCAAGCTGTGGAATTCCTGGAAGGAATCCCTGTTCCACGAGTTCTATCTGCGGGTTCGCCGCGCACTGCGGCGCGGCCTCGAGAGCCCGATCGACCAGGAAGACCTCATAGCCGAGACGCAGTTGGCCGCGCGCCAGCAACTGGCTGCGGCCGCATTGACGCCCGAACAGATAGACGGCGCCTGGCGTCGGCTGACCACGGCCTACTTCCTGCGCCACACGCCCGACGAGATCGCCTGGCACACGCGGCTGCTCCTCGCGGACGGCAACCGCGACAGCGCTGGATTCGTCGCCGTGCGCCCGGAGACCGAAATCGGCACGACCTCGATCGTGACGCTGGCACCACATAGTTACGACGGTTTCGCGCGCACGACAGCGGCACTCGATCAGCTGGGGCTGAACATCGTGGATGCGCGGATCACCCCGACACACGACGGTTTCAGCATCGATGCCTACCATGTGCTCGAGGCCGACGGCAGTGCAACGGGCGACCCGGACCGTCAGCGCGAAATCCAGGGCGCGCTCGACCGGCTGCTGCGCTCGCCGCATCACGCGCCACCCGTTGTCTCGAGGCGAGCACCGCGCCAGGCACGCATGTTCCACACGCCAACGCAGGTTGCGATCAGCCGCGATCCGCGCAACCGCCGCTCTGTCGTGGAATTGATCGCTGGCGATCGGCCAGGGCTGCTGTGCGACGTCGGCAGGGTACTGGTGGACCAGGGCATGGATCTCCTCGCCGCGAAGATCATGACCGTTGGCGAACGCGCCGAGGATGTTTTCTTCGTAACCGACCAGAATGCGCAGCCGCTCGATGAGGCAGCAGCCGAAAGACTGCGAACGGCACTCATCGAGTCGCTCGATCGGCGGCGCGCCGCATGA
- the map gene encoding type I methionyl aminopeptidase, protein MTITIKSAPEQEKMRIAGRLAAEVLDMIGEHIQPGASTEDIDQICHDYIVNTQGTIPANLNYRGFPKTICTSVNHVVCHGIPNEKRLKDGDIVNVDVTVISDGFHGDTSRMYFVGKSGIQARRLVEVCFDSMWRGIETVRPGAHLGDIGHAIQRFAEAAGYSVVREYCGHGIGRVYHEDPQVLHYGTPGTGVELQAGMTFTIEPMINAGKRHVKLLNDGWTVVTKDHSLSAQWEHTILVTDQGYEVLTLGAAARARA, encoded by the coding sequence ATGACCATAACCATCAAATCGGCTCCAGAGCAGGAGAAAATGCGCATCGCGGGGCGCCTCGCGGCCGAGGTCCTGGACATGATCGGCGAGCACATCCAGCCGGGAGCCAGCACCGAGGATATCGACCAGATCTGCCACGACTACATCGTCAACACCCAGGGAACAATTCCGGCCAATCTCAATTACCGGGGCTTTCCCAAGACGATATGCACGTCGGTCAACCACGTCGTCTGCCACGGCATACCCAATGAAAAGCGGCTGAAAGACGGCGATATCGTCAACGTCGACGTCACCGTCATCAGCGATGGCTTTCACGGCGATACGAGCCGCATGTACTTCGTGGGCAAGTCGGGCATACAGGCTCGCCGGCTCGTCGAAGTGTGTTTCGACTCGATGTGGCGTGGCATCGAAACCGTTCGTCCCGGTGCGCACCTCGGCGACATTGGTCACGCGATCCAGCGCTTTGCAGAAGCCGCCGGTTACTCCGTCGTTCGCGAGTACTGCGGCCACGGCATCGGCAGGGTCTATCACGAGGATCCACAGGTGTTGCATTACGGCACGCCCGGAACCGGCGTCGAATTGCAGGCCGGCATGACGTTCACGATCGAACCGATGATCAACGCGGGCAAACGGCACGTCAAACTGCTGAACGACGGCTGGACCGTCGTCACCAAGGACCATTCGCTGTCAGCGCAATGGGAACACACGATACTCGTCACCGACCAGGGTTATGAGGTTCTGACACTTGGCGCCGCGGCGCGTGCGCGCGCATGA